One segment of Cetobacterium sp. NK01 DNA contains the following:
- a CDS encoding DUF2628 domain-containing protein, with translation MESKVDYVEKHLGSLEDFVKKNSGYYIESWKSEKVKFNFAAFLFETLWFAYRKMYKGAVALLILNLLINLFTFLILIKTKFFMGGTILVLFIRIYIGFKANDFYFDRAKNVLEKSNYQPEEKECGTSLLGVSVLIFIAVLFQVLLDFYLGVTLYYQN, from the coding sequence ATGGAAAGTAAAGTAGATTATGTAGAAAAACATTTAGGAAGTCTAGAAGATTTTGTAAAGAAAAACTCAGGATATTACATAGAAAGTTGGAAAAGTGAAAAGGTAAAATTTAATTTTGCAGCTTTTCTATTTGAAACACTATGGTTCGCCTATAGAAAGATGTATAAAGGAGCGGTAGCTCTTTTAATTTTAAATTTGCTTATAAATCTATTTACATTTTTAATTTTAATAAAAACTAAATTTTTTATGGGTGGTACAATATTAGTTTTATTTATTAGAATATATATTGGATTTAAAGCTAATGATTTTTATTTTGATAGAGCAAAAAATGTTTTGGAAAAATCAAATTACCAACCTGAAGAAAAAGAGTGTGGAACTAGTCTTTTAGGTGTATCAGTATTGATATTTATAGCAGTACTATTTCAAGTTTTATTGGATTTTTATTTGGGAGTGACATTGTATTATCAAAATTAA
- a CDS encoding SIMPL domain-containing protein: protein MKKTFGTLFLLTSALTLANETPTISVTGTGSVSGKPDTFNIVATVETINKNSQTAINENTTIITNAINLLKKTGLKENNIKTENYSLNYRNDYNAKDGEMKYYVRNQIMITSNDIDKAGTVLTALNNGGVNNIGEINFFIADRKELEDKAYKLAYENAKAKASLIAGIDNFKISPKNIDLNYSMPRPISFMLNTAAKADNTPIPVTVPNDVDVTASMNVIFYMEK, encoded by the coding sequence ATGAAAAAAACATTTGGGACTTTATTTCTTTTGACATCAGCTTTAACTTTAGCTAATGAAACGCCTACAATATCTGTTACAGGTACAGGTTCTGTTTCAGGAAAGCCAGATACCTTTAATATAGTTGCTACAGTTGAAACTATAAATAAAAATTCACAAACTGCTATTAATGAAAATACAACTATTATCACCAATGCTATTAATCTATTAAAAAAGACTGGTTTAAAAGAAAATAATATAAAAACTGAAAACTACTCTTTAAATTATAGAAACGATTATAACGCTAAAGACGGCGAGATGAAATATTATGTTAGAAATCAAATTATGATTACTAGTAATGATATAGATAAAGCTGGAACTGTTCTTACAGCTTTAAACAATGGTGGAGTTAATAATATCGGTGAAATTAATTTCTTTATTGCTGATAGAAAAGAACTTGAAGATAAGGCTTATAAATTAGCTTACGAAAACGCTAAAGCTAAAGCTAGTTTAATTGCTGGAATAGATAATTTTAAAATATCTCCTAAAAATATTGATTTAAATTACTCTATGCCAAGACCTATATCATTTATGTTAAATACTGCAGCTAAAGCTGATAATACTCCAATACCCGTTACAGTTCCTAATGATGTTGATGTTACAGCTAGTATGAATGTTATCTTCTATATGGAGAAATAA
- a CDS encoding nitroreductase family protein: MLNELLIKTRSHRTFDSTEIEMETLESLINAAHLGGSARNSQTLRYTLVTSQSLCHKIFPHTAWAGAIPWSPTLEDGPKAYILVSTLKENSLSPVTLGIDIGIACQNILLKATELELGGCLIGAFNKLDVSRTLDLDMETYIPQILIALGKPTDKVVLTKGNIHDLKYHRDVEKNIHYVPKLSLDTLILKKF; this comes from the coding sequence ATGTTAAATGAACTTTTAATCAAAACTCGTTCTCACAGAACTTTTGACTCCACAGAGATTGAAATGGAAACTTTGGAGAGTCTAATTAATGCCGCTCACTTAGGAGGTTCTGCTAGGAATAGTCAAACGCTTAGATACACTCTTGTAACTTCTCAAAGTCTATGTCATAAAATATTTCCTCATACTGCTTGGGCTGGAGCTATACCATGGAGCCCAACTTTAGAAGATGGTCCAAAGGCTTATATACTTGTTAGTACTTTAAAGGAAAACTCTTTGTCACCAGTTACCTTAGGAATTGATATTGGTATTGCCTGTCAAAATATTCTTTTAAAAGCTACTGAACTAGAACTTGGTGGGTGTTTAATTGGAGCCTTCAATAAACTAGATGTTTCAAGAACTCTTGATTTAGATATGGAAACTTATATTCCTCAAATATTAATAGCTTTAGGTAAACCTACTGATAAAGTTGTTTTAACGAAAGGAAATATTCATGATTTAAAGTACCATAGAGATGTGGAGAAAAATATCCACTATGTACCTAAACTTTCTTTAGATACTTTAATCTTAAAAAAATTCTAG
- a CDS encoding AMP-binding protein, with protein MNFIYDRKKTAVIYKDKEYSYYEIIKMAKIYSSLLDIKKEDRVVVFMENRPEYMGAVLGIWDKKGTCTNLDASYNDEQLSYVFKDSYPKFIITSNENLEVVKKAKSDSNSDITILNVDEIDITKEIEMENVGVECLDKDAIAVMLYTSGTTGNPKGVMLTFDNIMSNVDAIEEIKMVLPEDRLLALLPFHHILPLSFTVLMPLKFGCLVVILDELSSDAIKRNLQKYKITIVIGVPRVWEMFHKGIMGKIKASPASHKLFKICKSLNIIPLNKIIFKKIQEAFGGNIKFLVSGGAKLDKEICEDFNTFGFKMLEGYGLTETSPIIAFNRLDNIIPGTVGTALPGVKVKLEEDGEIVVKGRNVMKGYYNKPEATAEAIDKDGWFHTGDLGQFDGDHLKIIGRKKEMIVLSNGKNINPSDIEVEIMKGTDLIQEVAITEDEKRLIAIIYPNFKVLEEKKIANAKEAIKWEVIDKYNVTAPKYRKILDIVIVKEELPKTKLGKLRRFMLKDLLKGTTLKKAAPDEVVVEKTVEKRVSTSKELNTQEFIAISKFIGTLHDEIDIIPESHLEIDLGLDSLDVVEIITFIQNTFAVNISEEDFSRIKTVEALCQYVREKGGNYEEKEINWKKIFEEPVDLKMPSSKYVIPITNIFKPLFSWYVKLDKNTDKLDKTSPVIYIGNHQSMLDAFAFGQALPKDILKNTYFLAINIHFEGRVKKYLAENGNVILIDVNKNLKETLKIAAKVLKEGKNLVIFPEGARTRDGELQEFKKTFAILSKELDVPVVPFAIKGAYELMPYGKGVPSSGKMSITILDKILPENRSVEEIVKVTRNAIEKSINN; from the coding sequence ATGAATTTTATATATGACAGAAAGAAAACCGCAGTAATTTATAAAGATAAAGAGTATTCATACTACGAAATTATAAAGATGGCTAAAATATACTCAAGCCTGCTAGATATAAAAAAAGAGGATAGAGTAGTTGTATTCATGGAGAATAGACCAGAATACATGGGAGCTGTACTGGGAATATGGGATAAAAAAGGGACATGTACAAACTTAGATGCAAGTTATAATGATGAACAGTTATCTTATGTATTTAAAGACTCGTATCCTAAATTTATAATAACATCTAATGAAAATTTGGAAGTTGTAAAAAAAGCTAAAAGTGATTCTAACTCAGATATAACTATATTAAATGTGGATGAGATAGATATTACAAAAGAGATTGAGATGGAAAATGTAGGTGTTGAGTGTTTAGATAAAGATGCTATAGCAGTTATGCTTTATACATCTGGAACAACTGGAAATCCAAAAGGAGTTATGTTAACATTTGACAATATAATGTCAAATGTAGATGCTATAGAAGAGATAAAAATGGTTTTACCAGAGGATAGATTGCTAGCACTATTACCATTTCACCATATATTGCCACTATCTTTTACAGTATTAATGCCTTTAAAGTTTGGGTGCCTAGTTGTTATCCTAGACGAGTTATCATCTGATGCTATAAAGAGAAATTTACAAAAGTATAAGATAACTATAGTTATAGGTGTGCCAAGAGTTTGGGAGATGTTCCACAAAGGTATTATGGGTAAAATAAAAGCTAGCCCAGCAAGTCATAAGTTATTTAAAATTTGTAAATCTTTAAATATAATACCATTGAACAAAATTATATTTAAAAAGATACAAGAAGCTTTTGGAGGAAATATAAAGTTCCTAGTTTCAGGAGGGGCTAAATTAGATAAGGAGATTTGTGAAGATTTTAATACCTTTGGATTTAAAATGTTAGAGGGGTATGGATTAACAGAAACATCACCAATTATAGCATTCAATAGACTTGATAATATAATTCCAGGAACAGTGGGAACAGCACTTCCTGGAGTAAAGGTAAAGCTTGAAGAGGATGGAGAGATTGTTGTAAAGGGTAGAAATGTAATGAAAGGTTACTATAATAAACCTGAGGCAACAGCTGAAGCTATAGATAAAGATGGATGGTTTCATACAGGAGATTTAGGACAGTTTGACGGAGATCATTTAAAGATAATTGGAAGAAAAAAAGAGATGATAGTTTTATCTAACGGTAAAAATATCAACCCTTCAGATATAGAAGTTGAAATTATGAAGGGAACAGACTTAATTCAAGAGGTAGCTATAACTGAGGATGAAAAACGTCTAATAGCTATTATATACCCTAACTTCAAAGTTTTAGAAGAGAAGAAAATTGCCAATGCAAAAGAAGCTATAAAGTGGGAAGTTATTGATAAGTATAATGTAACAGCACCTAAATATAGAAAGATACTTGATATAGTTATAGTAAAAGAAGAACTTCCTAAAACTAAATTAGGAAAACTTAGAAGATTTATGTTAAAGGATCTTTTAAAAGGAACAACACTAAAAAAAGCTGCTCCAGATGAGGTAGTAGTTGAAAAAACTGTGGAAAAGAGAGTTTCAACGTCAAAAGAATTAAATACTCAGGAGTTTATAGCAATTTCAAAATTTATAGGAACTTTACACGATGAGATAGATATAATACCAGAATCTCATTTAGAGATAGATTTAGGATTAGACTCTTTAGATGTTGTAGAGATTATAACTTTTATTCAAAATACCTTTGCTGTAAATATTTCTGAAGAGGATTTCTCAAGAATAAAAACTGTAGAAGCTCTTTGTCAATATGTTAGAGAAAAGGGTGGAAATTATGAAGAGAAAGAGATAAATTGGAAAAAAATATTTGAAGAACCTGTAGATTTAAAAATGCCATCTTCAAAGTATGTTATACCAATAACAAATATATTTAAGCCTCTATTTAGTTGGTATGTAAAATTAGATAAAAATACTGATAAGCTAGATAAAACATCTCCTGTTATATATATAGGAAATCATCAAAGTATGTTAGATGCTTTTGCCTTTGGACAAGCATTACCAAAAGATATACTTAAAAATACATATTTCTTAGCTATAAATATACATTTTGAAGGTAGAGTAAAAAAATATTTAGCAGAAAATGGAAATGTTATTTTAATAGATGTTAATAAAAATCTGAAAGAGACTTTAAAAATTGCAGCAAAAGTTTTAAAAGAGGGAAAAAATCTGGTTATATTCCCAGAGGGAGCTAGAACAAGAGATGGAGAGTTACAGGAGTTTAAAAAGACATTTGCTATTTTATCAAAAGAGTTAGATGTACCAGTAGTTCCATTTGCTATAAAGGGAGCTTACGAACTTATGCCTTATGGAAAAGGAGTTCCTAGTTCTGGTAAAATGAGTATCACTATATTAGATAAAATTCTTCCAGAAAATAGATCAGTAGAAGAGATTGTAAAAGTTACTAGAAACGCTATAGAGAAGAGTATAAATAACTAA